The Papaver somniferum cultivar HN1 chromosome 3, ASM357369v1, whole genome shotgun sequence genome includes a region encoding these proteins:
- the LOC113361237 gene encoding uncharacterized protein LOC113361237: MLVNPSAPSMLAQGDASSSSGDDVDISNGRNKRKTAAASSPGPRKRNRKGAPGDAIVEAMLEIAAASKMRAAAMAKNEDRFSISTCIKVLDEIQGLDQQIYFFALDLFENPNARETFISLKSERRVTWLQGKSGGSLSVSTMV; encoded by the coding sequence ATGCTTGTCAATCCCAGTGCACCATCAATGCTTGCTCAAGGCGACGCTTCATCTAGTTCAGGAGATGATGTGGACATATCAAATGGTCGGAACAAACGTAAAACTGCAGCTGCTTCAAGTCCTGGCCCTCGTAAGAGAAACCGCAAGGGAGCCCCAGGGGATGCTATAGTGGAAGCTATGTTAGAGATTGCTGCTGCTTCAAAGATGAGGGCAGCTGCAATGGCGAAAAACGAAGATCGGTTTTCTATTAGTACATGTATTAAAGTACTAGATGAGATACAAGGACTGGATCAACAGATTTACTTCTTTGCTTTGGATCTTTTTGAGAACCCTAATGCTAGGGAGACATTCATATCTCTGAAAAGTGAAAGAAGAGTGACATGGTTGCAGGGCAAGTCAGGCGGCAGTCTCTCTGTTAGTACCATGGTTTGA